The uncultured Methanobrevibacter sp. genome includes a window with the following:
- a CDS encoding desulfoferrodoxin family protein, whose protein sequence is MAKILKCDDCGSIIQVLVEDDGDTCDTHMLSIPVQTEGEKSPKHKPVVEIDGDKVTVKVGEAAHPMDDDHYIQFIVVEAGAEQYAKSFKPGDVAEVTFTVNSTDDVKACAFCNLHGLWASE, encoded by the coding sequence ATGGCAAAAATTCTAAAATGTGACGACTGTGGAAGTATTATTCAAGTTTTAGTTGAAGACGATGGCGATACCTGTGACACTCATATGCTCAGTATCCCGGTACAAACTGAAGGTGAAAAATCACCTAAACACAAACCTGTAGTTGAAATCGATGGTGACAAAGTAACCGTAAAAGTCGGTGAAGCAGCTCACCCAATGGATGATGACCATTATATCCAGTTTATTGTTGTTGAAGCTGGAGCAGAACAATATGCAAAAAGTTTTAAACCTGGAGATGTTGCAGAAGTAACTTTCACTGTTAACTCTACAGATGACGTAAAAGCATGTGCATTCTGTAATTTACACGGCCTTTGGGCTAGTGAATAA
- a CDS encoding DHH family phosphoesterase, with protein MKTKCPKCKGRGSVVVDYKECDACGGTGYEDDAFDVGNHFKGVNNKAKAKFDLGGDEDIPCEVCNGKGQVEVFDDCPHCHGTGQVNVCRDCGKLIDEKYDICQDCEEKRKVEKMKHDEYVARENQVRNVYILDSLCQMRDIDKDKLYKGKITRIERYGAFVTLNNNVWGLMRGDVSEYKVGDDIIVFITAIKSREGKIDLAPAYVDKYKLIKLTKSIPRTLIGDLEKKKGKVVRIDGEVQQIQQTSGPTIFIINDESGTTEIAAFDKAGERSYPEIEVGDAVQVIGEVNEHGGKTQIESSSMTKLSPEQTAKLLALIDDALNKRAEPDDVDFLVKSDILNRLRPKMREAAQKIRRAILDGRTILLRHHNDADGICSGVAMEKAIIPLIEHVNPSNDAQYYYFKRSPSKAPFYELEDVVKDLSFALEDQERHGQKLPLIVLLDNGSTEEDIVALMQAKIYDIEVVVIDHHSPGELITKDERGGEIYGATVAVDEYVDTHVNPYLVGADSQLTAGALATEVAHIINPAVKDVIKHLPAVAALGDRAECGEVYQYLEIANEKGFSKEHLAKIAECVDFEAYFLRFMNGRGIMDTILAVDNIDKHAKMIDALYKEYQKRIDTQLKAALPNIEKTQFENGIYFNIIDVEKYAHKFTFPAPGKTCGFVHDKIINELGEDKPIVTLGHGPDFGVFRATDAVNEQYGFNVNDIVSVLAERVPSAGIDGGGHECAGSIKYIEGLGEDVLAELVEEIKNMSKN; from the coding sequence ATGAAAACTAAATGTCCTAAATGTAAAGGAAGGGGTTCTGTAGTTGTGGACTATAAGGAATGTGATGCATGTGGCGGAACCGGTTATGAAGATGATGCATTTGATGTAGGTAATCATTTTAAAGGAGTAAACAATAAAGCAAAGGCAAAATTTGACTTGGGTGGGGATGAAGATATTCCCTGTGAAGTATGTAATGGAAAAGGCCAGGTCGAAGTTTTTGATGATTGTCCTCATTGTCATGGAACAGGTCAGGTTAATGTTTGTAGGGACTGTGGAAAATTAATTGATGAAAAGTATGATATATGTCAGGATTGTGAAGAAAAAAGAAAGGTTGAAAAAATGAAGCATGATGAATATGTTGCCCGTGAAAATCAGGTTAGAAATGTCTATATTCTAGACTCACTATGTCAAATGAGGGATATTGATAAAGATAAACTGTATAAGGGGAAAATTACTAGAATTGAACGTTATGGAGCTTTTGTCACCTTAAATAATAATGTTTGGGGATTGATGAGAGGGGATGTGTCAGAATATAAAGTTGGTGATGATATAATCGTGTTTATTACAGCCATAAAATCAAGAGAAGGTAAAATAGATTTGGCACCAGCTTATGTTGATAAATACAAATTGATTAAATTAACCAAATCCATTCCAAGAACTTTGATTGGAGATTTGGAAAAGAAAAAAGGCAAAGTCGTAAGAATTGACGGTGAAGTTCAACAGATTCAACAAACTTCCGGACCAACTATTTTTATAATTAATGATGAGAGCGGAACAACTGAAATTGCTGCATTCGATAAGGCCGGTGAGAGATCCTATCCTGAAATAGAGGTTGGTGATGCAGTTCAAGTAATTGGTGAAGTTAATGAACATGGTGGAAAAACACAAATTGAGTCATCATCGATGACTAAATTAAGTCCAGAACAAACAGCAAAGTTACTTGCTTTAATTGATGATGCATTAAACAAAAGAGCTGAACCTGACGATGTTGATTTCTTAGTCAAAAGTGATATTTTAAATAGACTCAGACCTAAGATGAGAGAAGCCGCTCAAAAAATCAGAAGGGCAATTCTTGATGGACGAACCATTTTGCTTAGACATCACAATGATGCCGATGGAATTTGTTCTGGGGTAGCTATGGAAAAGGCTATCATTCCATTAATAGAACATGTTAATCCAAGCAATGATGCTCAATATTATTACTTTAAGCGTTCTCCAAGTAAAGCACCATTCTATGAACTTGAAGATGTCGTAAAAGATTTGTCATTCGCTTTAGAAGATCAGGAAAGACATGGTCAAAAGTTACCACTGATTGTGCTTTTAGATAATGGTTCAACTGAAGAGGATATTGTTGCTTTGATGCAGGCTAAAATCTATGATATTGAGGTTGTTGTAATAGACCACCACTCTCCTGGTGAATTAATTACCAAGGATGAAAGAGGTGGTGAAATTTATGGTGCAACTGTGGCTGTTGATGAATATGTTGATACTCATGTAAATCCATATTTGGTAGGTGCGGATTCACAATTGACTGCTGGAGCTCTTGCGACTGAAGTTGCACATATAATAAATCCTGCTGTAAAAGATGTAATCAAGCATTTGCCTGCTGTTGCTGCATTGGGTGACCGTGCAGAATGTGGGGAAGTTTATCAATATCTTGAAATTGCTAATGAAAAAGGATTTTCAAAAGAACATTTGGCAAAGATTGCTGAATGTGTTGATTTTGAAGCTTATTTCTTAAGATTTATGAATGGTAGGGGAATAATGGATACCATTTTGGCAGTTGATAATATTGATAAACATGCTAAAATGATAGATGCATTATATAAAGAATATCAAAAAAGGATTGATACTCAACTTAAAGCTGCACTCCCAAACATTGAAAAGACTCAATTTGAAAACGGAATTTACTTTAATATTATTGATGTTGAAAAATATGCTCATAAATTTACATTCCCAGCACCTGGAAAAACCTGCGGTTTTGTTCATGATAAGATAATCAATGAACTGGGAGAGGACAAACCTATTGTTACATTGGGACATGGTCCAGATTTCGGTGTATTTAGAGCTACTGATGCTGTAAATGAACAATATGGATTTAATGTAAATGATATTGTTTCTGTTTTAGCTGAAAGGGTGCCTTCAGCAGGTATTGATGGTGGAGGTCATGAATGTGCAGGTTCCATCAAATATATTGAAGGGCTTGGAGAAGATGTCCTGGCAGAACTTGTTGAGGAAATTAAAAACATGTCTAAAAATTAG
- a CDS encoding winged helix-turn-helix domain-containing protein — MSKENDELLKLTSYVQISKYREKTLKSIGDDVKIPTNIAKDSGIRTNHISKVLSELKSKEIVECINEEARKGRLYRLTDTGKEVLDNIKDKEEKEQD; from the coding sequence ATGTCAAAGGAAAATGATGAACTTTTGAAATTAACTTCATACGTTCAAATTTCTAAATATCGTGAAAAAACATTAAAATCTATTGGAGACGATGTAAAGATACCAACAAACATTGCGAAAGACAGTGGGATTAGAACCAACCACATCTCCAAAGTTCTAAGTGAATTAAAAAGCAAAGAAATTGTTGAATGTATTAATGAAGAAGCACGTAAAGGCAGATTATACAGACTTACTGACACCGGTAAAGAAGTATTAGACAATATTAAAGACAAAGAAGAAAAAGAACAAGACTAA
- the nifU gene encoding Fe-S cluster assembly scaffold protein NifU, with protein sequence MDYSEKVMDHFANPRNCREMEDANGVGTVGNPTCGDLMTIYIKVNDDEVIEDISFQTFGCGAAIATSSMITEIAVGKTIDEALQISRNDVAEELDGLPPIKMHCSNLAADGLQAAIENYKENNQ encoded by the coding sequence ATGGATTATTCAGAAAAAGTTATGGATCACTTTGCAAACCCAAGAAACTGTAGAGAGATGGAAGATGCTAATGGAGTTGGAACTGTAGGAAATCCTACATGTGGAGATTTGATGACTATTTACATTAAAGTAAACGATGATGAAGTTATTGAAGATATTTCCTTCCAAACTTTCGGTTGTGGAGCAGCAATTGCAACAAGCAGTATGATTACAGAGATTGCTGTTGGAAAAACCATAGATGAAGCATTGCAAATTTCTAGAAATGATGTTGCGGAAGAATTAGATGGTCTTCCACCAATTAAAATGCACTGTTCAAACCTTGCAGCTGATGGGCTTCAGGCAGCAATTGAAAACTATAAGGAAAATAATCAATAA
- a CDS encoding IS5 family transposase, with translation MKRENTYSPISSLFSKQLNLSDFGFEKPALKKIKEINKDIKPNKLLKFIKYVFKYSKIVLNKYSSHFSKHDFTQPALFTLLAVKIYTRSTYRQITDLLELSDTIQKYLHLKKIPHYTTLQKFFQRLPTSILHELNKQILLNHEINGEIIALDGSGFTNDYADKYYAIIRRKERKSYVKNHISIDVDSRLILHYAAQRGPRFDTRFALAAIRNIKKYKPKYILADRAYDTEPIRKCINEEAKAEDQIPLKTRAKTGHYRLKSKKQFNQEIYSRRNNVESIFSVIKRIFNGTNRSRSLQLSNKETKLKNTIYNIYRSTQIQ, from the coding sequence ATGAAACGCGAAAATACCTATTCTCCAATTAGTAGTTTGTTTTCAAAGCAATTAAATCTTTCGGATTTTGGTTTTGAAAAACCTGCACTCAAAAAAATCAAAGAAATTAACAAGGACATTAAGCCAAATAAACTGTTGAAATTCATTAAATATGTGTTTAAATACTCAAAAATCGTGTTAAATAAGTATTCAAGCCATTTTTCAAAGCATGATTTCACACAACCTGCATTATTCACACTTTTAGCAGTGAAAATATATACTCGAAGCACCTACAGACAAATAACAGATTTATTGGAGTTATCTGATACCATACAGAAATATTTACACTTAAAAAAGATTCCACACTACACAACACTCCAGAAATTCTTTCAAAGACTTCCAACATCAATATTGCATGAATTAAATAAACAAATATTATTAAATCATGAAATAAATGGTGAAATAATTGCTTTAGATGGAAGTGGATTCACTAACGACTACGCAGACAAATATTACGCAATAATCAGACGAAAAGAAAGAAAAAGCTACGTAAAAAACCATATTTCAATCGATGTAGACAGCAGATTAATACTTCATTATGCAGCCCAAAGAGGCCCAAGATTCGACACCCGCTTTGCATTAGCAGCAATAAGAAATATAAAGAAATATAAACCAAAATACATCCTAGCAGACAGAGCATACGATACAGAACCCATCAGAAAATGCATAAACGAAGAAGCAAAAGCAGAAGATCAAATACCACTAAAAACCAGAGCAAAAACAGGACATTATCGACTAAAAAGTAAAAAACAATTCAACCAGGAAATCTATTCAAGAAGAAACAACGTTGAATCGATATTTAGTGTAATAAAAAGAATATTCAACGGAACAAACCGAAGCAGAAGCCTACAATTATCAAATAAAGAAACAAAACTCAAAAATACAATTTACAACATCTATCGATCAACTCAGATTCAATAA
- the nifS gene encoding cysteine desulfurase NifS — MYLDNSATTQVSEEVFEEMKPFFTEEFGNPSTLYGIGRESKKALNLARQRVADAINAKPEEIIFTSGGSESDNLAIKGIAFKLSKKGKHIITTNIEHPAVKNTLGFLESLDFKVTYLPVNEEGIISVDDLKEAITDETILITIMHANNELGTIQPIEEIGKIAREKGIKFHTDAVQSFGKIEVDVEKLNVDLLSLSSHKINGPKGVGALYIKKGTRVVPLIHGGGQERGIRSGTENVPGIVGFGKACQLAAENLDAHYEKLSSIRDELIEKVLTTIPEAYLNGSEEIRLPNLVNFRFKAIEGESLILLLDAKGYQASTGSACSSNTLEASPVLTALGLDPVDVHGSLRISLAPESDAFDVDEFVNVIAEAVKRLRQMSPLWNQELDYDNIMCRKHEDNCRKC; from the coding sequence ATGTATTTAGATAACTCAGCAACTACTCAAGTTAGTGAGGAAGTATTTGAAGAAATGAAACCATTTTTCACAGAAGAGTTTGGAAACCCTTCAACTCTTTATGGAATTGGTCGTGAATCAAAAAAGGCATTAAATTTGGCTCGTCAAAGAGTGGCTGATGCTATTAATGCAAAACCTGAAGAAATAATTTTTACAAGCGGAGGATCAGAATCTGATAATCTTGCAATTAAAGGAATAGCTTTTAAATTATCTAAAAAAGGTAAACATATTATCACCACCAATATCGAGCATCCTGCTGTAAAAAATACTTTAGGATTTTTAGAATCCCTTGACTTTAAAGTGACTTATTTGCCTGTAAATGAAGAAGGTATCATTAGTGTTGATGATTTAAAAGAAGCAATAACTGATGAAACAATTTTGATAACCATTATGCATGCAAATAATGAATTGGGTACTATTCAACCAATCGAAGAGATTGGTAAAATTGCTCGTGAAAAAGGCATTAAATTCCACACTGATGCCGTACAAAGTTTCGGTAAAATTGAAGTTGATGTTGAGAAATTAAATGTGGATTTACTTTCTTTATCTTCTCATAAAATTAATGGTCCAAAAGGTGTAGGAGCTTTATATATTAAAAAAGGAACTCGTGTTGTCCCACTTATTCATGGTGGAGGTCAGGAAAGAGGAATCAGATCTGGAACTGAAAATGTCCCTGGAATTGTTGGATTTGGTAAAGCATGTCAATTAGCAGCAGAAAACCTTGATGCACATTATGAAAAGTTATCCTCAATTCGTGATGAACTGATTGAAAAAGTATTAACAACCATTCCTGAAGCTTATTTAAATGGATCTGAAGAAATTAGATTGCCTAACTTAGTTAATTTCAGATTTAAAGCTATTGAGGGTGAATCCTTAATTCTTTTATTGGATGCTAAAGGTTATCAGGCATCCACGGGATCTGCATGTTCATCTAATACTTTAGAAGCATCTCCTGTATTGACTGCATTAGGTCTTGACCCTGTTGATGTTCATGGATCATTGAGAATATCTTTAGCACCTGAAAGCGATGCTTTTGATGTTGATGAATTTGTTAATGTAATTGCAGAAGCTGTTAAAAGATTAAGACAAATGTCACCGTTATGGAATCAGGAACTTGATTATGATAATATAATGTGTAGAAAACATGAAGATAACTGTAGGAAGTGTTAA
- a CDS encoding zinc ribbon domain-containing protein: protein MKACDVCGTLNFKENNYCIHCGNKLILEHVCPHCGQYNPDVAIHCVKCGKQINPIKIDDFDILFSEYNQNLLLNAEISDEEYNRLLSKIFARAKYSNIYGNTAKEKILNLASIFTQCKPKSRGIERGYIFLGNCIYYDDRLDDSVQISTLIHELAHYLLFDIIEQLLCDVFKVKPSTTLQTFVWYFLTLPEFKIMNEYCAHTVEGRFIPYGYQNYGSFNSLIAQPDFDKSSLNDMVVFGNTFANEIIVYLEKYIGVDLREEIKLQYKKDLKIPSYDSLNIETNDCLALSVKNSVLLKVLWDIFKLASNDDVREELEEIKEGIELN, encoded by the coding sequence ATGAAAGCTTGTGATGTCTGCGGAACTTTAAATTTTAAGGAAAATAATTATTGTATTCATTGTGGTAATAAATTAATTTTAGAACATGTTTGCCCACATTGCGGACAATATAATCCTGATGTTGCCATTCATTGTGTTAAATGCGGCAAACAGATTAATCCAATTAAAATTGATGATTTTGATATACTCTTCAGTGAATATAATCAAAATTTGCTATTGAATGCTGAAATCAGTGATGAAGAGTATAACAGGCTATTGTCAAAGATTTTTGCAAGGGCGAAATACAGCAATATTTATGGAAACACTGCAAAAGAGAAAATTTTAAATTTAGCTAGCATTTTCACCCAATGCAAACCCAAATCCAGGGGAATTGAAAGGGGATATATTTTTTTGGGAAATTGCATTTATTATGATGATCGTTTAGATGATTCGGTTCAGATTTCAACTCTTATTCATGAATTGGCACATTACTTGTTATTTGATATTATTGAACAGTTATTATGTGATGTTTTCAAGGTAAAACCTTCAACAACTTTGCAGACTTTCGTATGGTATTTCTTAACACTTCCGGAATTCAAAATAATGAATGAATACTGTGCTCATACTGTTGAGGGAAGATTCATCCCTTATGGATATCAGAATTATGGTTCTTTTAATAGTTTAATAGCACAGCCTGATTTTGATAAATCTTCTTTAAATGATATGGTTGTTTTTGGAAATACATTTGCAAATGAAATTATTGTTTATTTGGAAAAATATATTGGTGTAGATTTAAGAGAAGAAATCAAATTACAATATAAAAAAGATTTAAAGATACCTTCATATGATTCTTTAAATATAGAAACAAATGATTGTTTGGCATTGTCTGTAAAAAATAGTGTTTTGTTAAAAGTATTGTGGGATATTTTTAAATTAGCTTCAAATGATGATGTTCGAGAGGAATTAGAAGAAATAAAAGAAGGTATTGAGTTAAATTAG
- a CDS encoding ribosome assembly factor SBDS: MVNVDEAIIAKYEYCGEHFEILVDPDLAADYRNPDGPDVAIEDLLAVEEIFKDSKKGDKASDEAMNKIFETTDPIEVSKVILEKGTVQLTADQKRKMQEDKRKLVINKIAKEAINPQNGLPHPAQRIENAIDEAKVKFDPFTSVDQQVQTALKAIKPLIPIRFEKVKVAVRLPGSAAGSAYSIIHGFGEIINEEWQQDGSWIGIVEMPGGLQDSFAAKMAEISSGEAETRTIK, encoded by the coding sequence ATGGTAAATGTTGATGAAGCTATTATTGCTAAATATGAATATTGTGGTGAACATTTTGAAATATTGGTTGACCCTGATTTAGCAGCTGATTATAGAAATCCTGATGGCCCAGATGTTGCCATTGAAGATCTTTTAGCTGTTGAAGAAATTTTTAAAGACTCCAAAAAAGGAGACAAAGCTTCTGATGAAGCTATGAATAAAATTTTTGAAACTACAGATCCTATTGAAGTTTCTAAAGTTATACTTGAAAAAGGGACTGTTCAATTAACTGCTGATCAAAAAAGAAAAATGCAAGAGGATAAACGTAAATTGGTTATTAATAAAATAGCTAAAGAAGCAATAAATCCTCAAAATGGATTACCTCATCCAGCACAAAGAATTGAAAATGCTATTGATGAGGCTAAAGTTAAATTTGATCCTTTCACTTCAGTTGATCAACAAGTCCAAACTGCTTTAAAAGCTATTAAACCACTTATTCCTATCAGGTTTGAGAAAGTTAAAGTTGCAGTCAGACTCCCAGGTTCTGCCGCAGGTAGTGCCTATTCTATAATTCACGGATTTGGTGAAATTATAAATGAAGAATGGCAACAAGATGGGTCCTGGATAGGTATTGTTGAAATGCCTGGTGGTCTTCAAGATTCCTTTGCTGCTAAAATGGCTGAAATTTCAAGTGGGGAAGCAGAAACTAGAACTATTAAATAA
- the psmA gene encoding archaeal proteasome endopeptidase complex subunit alpha: protein MQPLQNAGYDRAITVFSPDGRLFQVEYAREAVKRGTTSIGVKSSEGIVLAVDKRTTSNLVEASSIEKIFKIDEHIGAATSGLVADARALVERARVEAQINKITYSEPIRVESLSKKLCDMLQLYTQNGGVRPFGSALIIGGVYENKCKLFETDPSGALIEYKATAIGSGRSAAMDIFEEKYSDDVTLEGAIKLAITAIDEATDHDTTSNNVEIAVIKKDDGKYEKLSHEEVQKFIDEILAEKEEEVEEVDDSEEDEE, encoded by the coding sequence ATGCAACCTTTACAAAATGCTGGATATGATAGGGCTATTACTGTATTTAGCCCAGATGGAAGACTTTTCCAAGTAGAATATGCAAGAGAAGCTGTTAAAAGAGGAACAACCTCAATCGGTGTAAAAAGTTCTGAAGGTATTGTTTTAGCTGTAGATAAAAGAACCACTTCTAATTTGGTAGAAGCTTCATCTATTGAAAAAATATTTAAAATAGATGAACATATTGGAGCAGCTACTTCAGGTCTTGTTGCTGATGCAAGAGCTTTAGTTGAAAGAGCAAGAGTGGAAGCTCAAATTAACAAAATCACATATAGCGAACCTATTAGGGTAGAAAGCTTATCTAAAAAGTTATGTGATATGTTACAGTTATATACTCAAAATGGTGGTGTAAGACCTTTCGGTTCAGCTTTAATCATCGGTGGAGTATATGAAAATAAATGTAAATTATTTGAAACCGATCCTAGTGGTGCATTAATCGAATACAAAGCTACTGCAATTGGTTCCGGCAGATCTGCTGCTATGGATATTTTTGAAGAAAAATATTCTGATGATGTTACATTAGAAGGAGCTATCAAATTAGCTATTACTGCTATTGATGAAGCTACTGATCATGATACTACTTCAAACAATGTTGAAATTGCTGTCATTAAAAAAGATGATGGTAAATATGAAAAACTTTCTCATGAAGAGGTTCAAAAATTCATCGATGAAATTTTGGCTGAAAAAGAAGAGGAAGTTGAAGAAGTGGATGATTCTGAAGAAGATGAAGAATAA
- a CDS encoding zinc ribbon domain-containing protein — protein MKCSKCGFENKDNAKFCTKCGGKLIEENNPPAVNQSSNNSKIIVALLIVIIIILVAVIGSFVMTNHSDSSSTSDASSGSVKTSQDASGDEENNQQTTQSADSSKSKTKSWESIGRYSGSGSGSQKIDVPSGKIMVKLSAFPIKNYADNHLYVTGSSGTGGVDWGPTSDVETRSDSFECTLSSSETFTIDYYETVSWEVEFFRYQ, from the coding sequence ATGAAATGTAGTAAATGCGGTTTTGAAAATAAGGACAATGCGAAATTTTGCACAAAATGTGGTGGGAAATTAATTGAAGAAAATAATCCTCCTGCCGTTAATCAAAGTTCCAATAATTCTAAAATTATTGTGGCTTTATTGATTGTGATAATTATTATTCTTGTTGCGGTTATCGGTTCTTTTGTAATGACTAATCATTCAGATTCCTCTTCAACCAGTGACGCTTCAAGTGGATCCGTAAAAACATCTCAGGATGCTAGTGGTGATGAAGAAAATAATCAACAAACCACCCAATCTGCGGATTCTTCCAAATCAAAAACCAAGTCATGGGAATCTATAGGTCGTTATTCCGGTTCGGGTTCCGGATCACAGAAGATTGATGTTCCATCAGGTAAAATCATGGTGAAACTTTCAGCATTCCCTATTAAAAATTATGCTGATAATCATTTGTATGTAACCGGTTCAAGTGGTACTGGCGGTGTAGACTGGGGACCAACTAGTGATGTAGAAACCAGATCAGATTCATTTGAGTGTACTTTATCCAGTTCAGAGACTTTCACTATTGATTATTATGAAACAGTCAGTTGGGAAGTTGAATTTTTCAGATATCAATAA
- a CDS encoding zinc ribbon domain-containing protein produces MVLENYCRDCGHRILRNEPFCPNCGCKTNNRNNDELLVFTPPIHDIGFFNFSIDFSPYIESNRKDFQYEICSCGYLNEVDNEFCYMCGVKRSQSRLSKIFKSNSKPKFELGNILCECGHVNPKDNIFCEMCGKQLRNNPNQSPDNYSNFNLEFEDSIFCFCGEENEKFSLFCKNCGLPLKNFGQSHDVSILCTCSTINEITSDYCIECGTNLKNENSVFICVCGHKNKSGFKFCEVCERPLNPLRVIKSKIICSCGEVLDFNADFCHNCGKNIRRTIIGKKSINYTLKNIRTVLR; encoded by the coding sequence ATGGTTTTAGAAAATTATTGCAGAGACTGTGGTCATAGAATCCTTAGAAATGAACCATTCTGCCCAAATTGTGGTTGTAAGACAAATAATAGAAACAATGATGAACTATTGGTATTTACACCACCTATTCATGATATCGGCTTTTTCAATTTTAGCATTGACTTTTCACCATATATTGAAAGCAATCGCAAGGATTTCCAATATGAGATATGCTCTTGCGGATATCTTAATGAGGTTGATAATGAATTTTGCTACATGTGCGGGGTTAAGCGGTCTCAAAGCAGATTGTCTAAGATTTTCAAATCTAATTCTAAACCTAAATTTGAGTTGGGTAATATATTATGTGAATGTGGTCATGTAAACCCAAAAGACAATATATTCTGTGAAATGTGTGGAAAACAATTACGCAATAATCCTAATCAAAGTCCTGATAATTATAGTAATTTCAATTTGGAATTTGAAGACTCAATATTTTGTTTTTGCGGTGAGGAAAACGAAAAATTTTCTCTATTTTGTAAAAATTGTGGATTGCCTCTAAAAAACTTTGGACAATCACATGATGTTTCTATTTTATGCACCTGTTCTACAATAAATGAAATCACATCGGATTATTGTATTGAATGCGGTACTAACTTAAAAAATGAAAATTCAGTTTTTATTTGTGTTTGTGGCCATAAGAATAAGAGTGGATTTAAGTTTTGTGAAGTTTGTGAAAGGCCTTTAAATCCTTTAAGAGTCATAAAATCAAAGATAATCTGTTCATGCGGTGAAGTTTTAGATTTTAATGCTGATTTTTGTCATAATTGTGGAAAAAATATTAGGCGAACGATTATTGGTAAAAAATCTATTAATTATACTTTAAAAAATATTAGAACAGTTTTGAGGTAA
- a CDS encoding Rpp14/Pop5 family protein yields the protein MGLKVLPPTLRKNNRYLTVDIKITSQITKDNLVSIVWDACVKFQGELNSANFNLWVMRFYEIEKTEEYYCYKAIIRCQRDFVDDVRSSLALANMYRNERISITTVGLSGTIKASHKFI from the coding sequence ATGGGTCTTAAGGTTCTTCCACCTACACTTCGCAAAAATAATCGATATTTAACAGTTGATATTAAAATCACTTCTCAGATTACTAAGGATAATCTTGTTTCAATCGTTTGGGATGCATGCGTAAAATTTCAAGGAGAACTCAATTCAGCTAATTTTAATTTATGGGTAATGAGATTTTATGAGATTGAAAAAACTGAAGAATATTACTGTTATAAGGCAATTATAAGATGTCAAAGAGATTTTGTTGATGATGTAAGGTCATCATTAGCCTTGGCAAATATGTACAGAAATGAGAGAATTTCCATAACTACAGTGGGTTTGTCCGGAACAATAAAAGCATCACATAAATTCATTTAA
- the rnp3 gene encoding ribonuclease P protein component 3 encodes MFFDLNIKGSSLENNLILANQASEYGWNHINFSYGQNDFADALKFKDELIDELNEKISCDYTLEIKSNKVNEIRKITNKFRNKSSCISVVGGDLKVNRAVLENIKIDVLSRPYLKRFDSGINHVLSHEAVNNNVAIELCFKDILRSYLSHRSKVISNFKDIYTLYRKFDFPLILSSRAESVFDIRTTHDFVAVFKQTGLSDDEIEKSFITSLNILEFNKNRDDLILKGVRRVNDGS; translated from the coding sequence ATGTTTTTTGATTTAAATATTAAAGGTAGCAGCCTGGAAAATAATTTGATTTTGGCCAATCAGGCTTCTGAATATGGTTGGAATCATATTAATTTTTCATATGGTCAAAATGATTTTGCAGATGCCTTAAAATTTAAGGATGAGCTTATTGATGAGTTAAATGAAAAAATTTCATGCGACTACACTTTAGAAATTAAATCAAATAAGGTAAATGAAATCAGAAAGATTACTAATAAGTTTAGAAATAAATCTTCATGTATTTCAGTTGTTGGCGGAGATTTAAAGGTAAATAGAGCAGTTCTGGAAAATATTAAAATTGATGTTTTATCAAGACCATACCTAAAGCGTTTTGACAGTGGAATAAATCATGTGCTTTCTCATGAAGCTGTAAACAATAATGTTGCTATTGAATTATGCTTTAAAGATATTTTGAGAAGTTATCTGTCTCATAGGTCTAAAGTAATTTCTAATTTTAAGGATATCTATACGTTATACAGAAAATTTGATTTTCCATTAATTTTATCGTCTCGGGCAGAATCTGTTTTTGACATTAGAACCACTCATGACTTTGTTGCTGTTTTTAAACAAACTGGATTGTCTGATGATGAAATAGAAAAATCATTTATCACATCTTTGAATATATTGGAATTTAATAAAAATCGTGATGATCTTATTTTAAAAGGCGTAAGGAGGGTTAATGATGGGTCTTAA